One genomic region from Bufo bufo chromosome 3, aBufBuf1.1, whole genome shotgun sequence encodes:
- the LOC120994073 gene encoding olfactory receptor 51L1-like: MCFKSCPHQILLRESSCEERTKMENGSSVEFSFELLGLLEMEGHKVLYCVLSLVLYFTIIVLSGFILYLVLTEVSLHKPMYLLICNLLCNGVFGSCSFFPKLLMDLSTSSKTTSRVGCIIQSFSVSIFAFYEILTFTIMAYDQYLAVCHPLQYITLMTNKKVAHLLTASLVASIIVILVAILLTTRVPLCGTQIKNIFCDNMSIFILACTDTSINNIYGGFMMTTLFLFSTIFIVFSYIKIYLICRKLSLESSKKAMHTLVTHLINFSIFLIGVIFVCIRYRISNFHLPISGHILLSTPTLVLPPLLNPLVFGIRMKALKAKMILQVIKLKRFTHL; the protein is encoded by the coding sequence ATGTGTTTTAAATCTTGTCCTCATCAGATCTTGCTTAGGGAGTCAAGTTGTGAAGAAAGAACCAAAATGGAAAATGGATCTTCAGTGGAATTCAGCTTTGAGCTCTTAGGCCTCCTAGAAATGGAAGGTCATAAAGTCCTCTACTGTGTCTTGTCTCTAGTGCTATACTTCACCATCATCGTCTTGAGCGGCTTCATTTTGTATTTGGTTCTAACTGAGGTGAGTCTCCATAAGCCTATGTACCTCCTCATATGTAATCTGCTCTGCAACGGGGTATTCGGGAGTTGCTCATTCTTTCCAAAGTTACTGATGGATCTGTCGACATCTTCAAAGACCACCTCCAGAGTCGGTTGCATCATTCAGTCCTTCAGTGTCTCAATTTTTGCTTTCTATGAAATCTTGACCTTCACCATCATGGCCTACGACCAGTACCTGGCTGTGTGCCATCCATTACAGTACATCACCCTGATGACCAACAAGAAAGTCGCTCACCTTCTGACCGCATCTCTGGTTGCTTCCATTATCGTGATCCTGGTGGCTATTCTCCTGACCACGAGGGTTCCTCTATGTGGGACACAgatcaaaaatattttttgtgacaaCATGTCTATATTTATTTTGGCCTGCACAGACACGTCCATTAATAACATCTATGGAGGGTTTATGATGACTACCTTGTTCCTCTTCTCTACGATCTTCATTGTCTTCTCATACATTAAGATCTATCTCATTTGTCGTAAGTTATCTCTAGAATCCAGTAAGAAGGCCATGCACACCCTCGTCACCCACCTAATCAACTTCTCCATCTTTCTCATCGGAGTCATATTTGTCTGCATTCGGTATAGAATTAGTAATTTCCATCTGCCCATTAGTGGTCACATCCTGCTGTCTACACCCACTCTGGTGTTACCTCCACTTCTCAACCCCCTGGTGTTTGGGATAAGGATGAAAGCTCTGAAGGCAAAAATGATTCTTCAAGTAATAAAGCTAAAAAGATTTACACATttataa